In Campylobacter sp. MIT 99-7217, the DNA window TATGAGTGATTATGCTTTAAGCTACATTCCAAGTAGCGCACAAAACAAAAGCCAAGCCCCTAAAGAAGAGGCTAAAAAGCTTTTAAATGAAGATGAGATCAAGGACTTAATCAGGCTTGAAATTTCAAGGCTTGATTTAAGATTAAGCGAGCTTGAAAAGGCTTTAAACAAAGAGCAGACAAAAGAGCAAGAAGACTCATCAAATGAGGTGCAAAATGAAACTTTGCCAAGCGAGCAAAGCACAGCAAGTGCAAAAACAAAAAGCACTAAATCAAAATAAGGAGTAAAAATGGCAGCAGATTTTGGAGTGAATGTAAATATCACAAATGAAGCCGCAAGCCCTATCAGCGTGCAAAGTGATACGCCAATAGGCATAGCAGCAAGTATAAAAAATCTTTCAAAAAAGGCTATTTATGAAAAGGCTGGTTTTAGCGAGATAGAGGAAAACCCTATTTTTGCTTTTACAAAGGTGGAAAAGGCTAAGGCTTTTGTGGCGGATTTGATCAAGGAGCAAAACTTAAGCGATTTTAGACTTTATGATAGCTTGACTTGTATCGAGGCTCAGGGGGTTAATTGTGTGATTGTTTTAAGCTTTTTCATTGAAGAGGCTGATGATGATATAAATGCTTGCATTAATGCTATCAATGCTTTTAAAAATGCTGTGCATAGAACAGGCTTTAAGCCTGATCTTATCATCGCACCTTATTATTCGCACGAAGCGCCCATTAAGGCTGCCTTAGAAAGCGTGGCAAGCAAGCTTAAAATCACAGCCATTACAGACCTTTACGCCACAAGCACAGGCGAGGCTTTAAATGCCATGAAAGCTTATAGCTCAAAGCGTCTTATTGCTTGCTGGCCTTTTGTGCAAATTTATTCAAGCACAGGATATAAATATGTCCCACAAAGTCCTATCATCGCAGCGATGATAGCAGCAACTGATGCAAGTGAAGAATATGGCTTTAGCAATTCTTATTCTAACCGAGTTTTGCAAGGCGTTACAGGGGTTGAATACATCATAGACTTTGAGCTTGGCGAGCAATGCGATGCAAATACATTAAGAAAGGCTCATATAAGCACGGTGATTTTATATGAGGGCTTTAGAAGCTGGGGTGGGGAAACCTCAGATCAAGATAGCATTTGGCAAGATCTTGCAAGAGTAAGGATCTTTGATAGGATAAGCATAGCAGCACAAAAGGCAAGCTTTAAGGCTGTGGATAAAAAGGCGAGCGAGCTTTATTTTGTAAAGCTTAGTGTAGAAGAGCTTTTAAGGGCTTTAAAGGGTGCTAAGGTGCTTGTGGGCTATGAAGTATCATGGAATGAAGAGCTTAATACCGCAGCTAATGTAAGTGCTGGAAAATTTTATCTAGATATTAAAATGATGAATAATCCTATCGTTAAGCTTATCACGCTTGAGTTTGCTTACACTGATGATTGGGCGGATGAGCTTTTAAACACCATTAGTGGCGAATAAATTTAAGGAGTAAAAATGTTTAATAAAATACCTCAAGTCATCGAACAAGCAAATTGTTTCATAGACGGATATGGCTATGCTGGAGTAGCAAGGGACATTACCTTGCCTGTTATAGAGCAAGAAGTTTTAGAAAGTAAAGGAGCTTTAAGTGCAAATTACGGCACAGGCGTTTTTAAAGCAATGCAAACTAGTTTTAAAATCAGCGAAATGGGAGAGCAAGCTTTTCAAGCTTTTGGTGCAAATACTTTTTCTAAAGCAAAGATCCCCCTTATCTTTAAAGCAAGCATTCATCAAAGTGGCTCAGGCAAAGAAGTGCCCTTTGTGGTGGAAATAAACGGAGAATTTACCTCAATGACTCCACCTTCTATCGTAGCAGGAGGAGAATTTACAAGTGAAATAAAAATTGATGTGCATTTTATAAAAATCACAATGGATGGCAAAAGGCTATTTTTAGCTGATGTGAAAAATCTCATTTTAGAATTTAATGGCGTGGATAAAATGGCAGAAGTAAAAGCAAATTTAAGTTTATAAGGAGGGCATATGTCAAAAATAATTAAATTATCAAATGGGCAGGAAATTAAATTTAATCCCCCAACAGCTGGAATGCTCCGTCGTTCTATGGATATGCAAAAAGGTGAAGGCTCAAGAGCTTTTTATATCATCGGCGAATGCACTAATATGAGTTTAGAGGAGTTAGATAAGTTAAGCTTAGAAGATATCACGCTTTTAAGCAATGAATTAAACGAGTATCAAACTCCCAGTAGCAGCGCTAAATAATGAAGCTATCGCATTGATAGCCCATTATTTACATTTTTCTTATAATGAAATCATGAGTTTAGATATAAAAGATTATCTTGAATTTTTGGAAATTAGTTTAAAAATTGCTAAGAGTTCTTAAGCTTAAAAAAACAATAGATAAAGGTTACGATATAAAGAATCAAAGAAAAAAGCACAAAAAATGAAGTGATATTAACAAAAACTGCTAAATAATCATCACTTAAAAAAGAAAACAAAAAACTGGCAAAAATACCGAGTGTTAAAAAGGCTTTAAAAACGATTTTAAAGTTTTTTAAAAAGAATATTTTAGCGTGTAAATCATGGTCTATTTTTTTCATAGATAGATTTTACAATAAAAAGGAAAAATATGCAAGATTTAGGACTTAGTTTTGGTATATCTTTGGCATTTCAAGGTTTTAAAGAATTTGCTAAAAATACTGAGGCTTTAAAAAGATTTAGTGCTAATTTAGACCAAAGCACAAAAAGTGTTAAATCCTTAAATAAAAGCATTGAAAATCTTGAAAAATCAAAAGCAAAAATCAAAGCAATAGGCCAAGAATTTGGTGCTTTAAAAGGCGAGCTTATGGCTAAAGGTGCAAGTTCTTTAGCTATCAGTGTGCCTGTAAAAATCAGTGCTAATCTTGAAGATGATATGAACAATATCAATGCCTTTTTAAACACAAACAATGAAAGCTTAAGCATTTTACGAAAGAACTTTTTAAAGCTAAGCTCTGATATAGGAATGAATGTTAATGAGCTTGCTAAATTTGGCGAAGCAGGAGCAAGACTTGGGATAAAAAGCGAGAGCCAACTTCTAAAATTTAGCGAGCTTGGTGCTAAATATAGCCAAGTTTTCAAGCTAAACAATGAAGAAAGCATTAATTTTATGAGCAAGCTTTCTAACATTTATAAACTAAACACCAAAGATATGCAAAATCTTGGAGATAAGATTATAGCTGTGGCTAAAGCAAGCAATGTAAGTGCAGGAAGTGTCGCTAAGATAATGAATGAGGTAGGAGGCGATGCAAAGCTTATCGGTATGAGTGCTGAGGGCACAGCTGCTTTAAGTGCTGCTTTAGCTAGTGCGACTAAAGATGAGGGCGAAGCTATTTCAACTTTTAAGGCATTTACAGGCGTTATGAGCAATTTAAATAATGCAAGCGATGATATGAAAGCTAAATTTTTAAGCTTAGGTCTTAGCACAGAACAATTAAGTGCTTATTTTAAACAAGATGCAAGCGGTGCGGTTAATGTGCTTTTAAATCAAATCAAAACCCTGCCTAAAGAAGAAATGACTGATTTTTTAAACTCAGTTTTTGGCACAGGTGCAGCAGGCATGATGCAAAATTTAGTTGATAATACAAACAAGTATGAAGATGCCTTAAATTCTTTAAAAAATACAAAAATAGGTGCTTTAAATAATGAATTTCAAAAAATAGGAAATTCTACAAATGCAAGCTTTGCAAAGCTTAGTGCTAGTATGGCAAATCTAAGTGCGAGCATAGGAGAAGCTTTAGCTCCTGCTTTAACGCTTGTAATGAATAGCATCTCTTCTTTGATTAATTTTGTAAGGCAAATCATCGATACTTTTCCAAATTTAAGCAAGGTGGTAGGAGCTTTGGTTGTAGTTTTAACAGGAGCTAGCGTAGCTCTTACAGCCCTAAAAGTAGGCTTTTTAGCCGCACGCTTTGCCATGGCACAATTTGCCTTTATGATTAAGGCTGTAAGTGTGGCTTTTAATATCCTAAAAATCGCCTTTTTAACTAATCCCATAGGACTTATTTTAATGGCTATTGTTGCTATTGCAGCACTTGTTATCATGAACTGGGATAAGGTTAAAGCTTTTTTTATAGGTTTTATAGAAAAAATTGGCTCTATTTTTAGTGCGTTTGGGGATTTTTTCAAAGGGATTTGGCAGGGCATTGGGGATTTTTTCAGCTCTTTGTGGGAGGGGCTTTTTTCTTGGTTTTCTTCTAAATTTGAATGGCTTAGCAATGCTTTTTCCAAGATCAAAGATATAGCCAAAAGCGTGGCTTCTTTTTTTGGCTTTTCAGATGATGAAAAAGAAGTTCGAAGTGATGAAAAAATAAAGCAAAGCGAAGTAAAAAACTCTCTTACAAACAAACAAAGCGTAGAAACAAAAACAAGCACCAGCGTTAATGTAAGCGTTAATGGCACTTTTAACATAAGCTCAAATAATGGGGTCTTTGATTTGGGGGCTTTTGCAAAAGAGGTTGAAAAAAGCGTGTTGATGGCTTTAAATCAAAACGCAGATAAAAAAGCACAAACTACGATTTGGGGGTAAGATGATATTTTGCTTAGGTGAGTTTAAATTTGAAGCTTTAAATGTAGATGAGCTTGAAAAAAGCTATGAATATGGTATCACAAGTGTTGCTCGCATTAATAATCACAATGCACTCATTAGCATTTCTAAAGAAAATGAAAGCATTAAAATAAGTGGCAAAACCTTGCCACTGAAAAAGGATAAAAACACTTATTTGGATACTTTAAGGCAAATGGCAAGCAAAAATCAAAGCTATGCAATGTGCAGTGCTAGTGGGCTTTATTTTGGAAAATTTGTGATTTTAAGTATCAGTGAAAAACAAAGTGCTTTTTTAGAGGGCAGTGGCTTTTTAACACAAAGCTTTGAGCTAAATTTACAAAGGGATTTTTAATGAGTGAGCTTTATATAGCTAAGGATAATGAAAGACTTGATAGCGTTGTTTATAAGCATTATAAAAGCTTGGAAAATTTTGAGCAAGTTTTAGAGCTAAATCCAAATTTAGAGCCTATTTTAAAGGCTGGAGATAGGATAATTTTACCAAAATTTAAGCTAAAAGAAAAAGAACAGGAAGCTCTATGGTAAAAAAACCAGCTTTTAAACTTTTGGCTCAGGGTAAGGATATTACTAATAAAATCAACGCTAACTTAATCAGCCTTAGTTTCGATGATAAAGCAAAGGATGAAAGCGATGAGATTAGCCTTAGTTTAAATGGGCTTTTTAAAAGGGCTAATTTTGGCGATAAATTAGAGCTTTACTTAGGCTTTGAGGGCTCGCTTTATAAGTGTGGCACTTTTAGCCTTAATAGCTTCAGCAAAAATTACAGCTCTAAAACAACGGATATCAAAGCTACTGCGATTAATTTTGCAAGCAATATCAAAAACAAAAAGTCAAGAACTTGGGCTGATACTAATCTTGGCGATATTGCCTTAAAAATAGCCAAAGAAAATAA includes these proteins:
- a CDS encoding tail protein X, which codes for MSELYIAKDNERLDSVVYKHYKSLENFEQVLELNPNLEPILKAGDRIILPKFKLKEKEQEALW
- a CDS encoding phage tail sheath family protein, whose translation is MAADFGVNVNITNEAASPISVQSDTPIGIAASIKNLSKKAIYEKAGFSEIEENPIFAFTKVEKAKAFVADLIKEQNLSDFRLYDSLTCIEAQGVNCVIVLSFFIEEADDDINACINAINAFKNAVHRTGFKPDLIIAPYYSHEAPIKAALESVASKLKITAITDLYATSTGEALNAMKAYSSKRLIACWPFVQIYSSTGYKYVPQSPIIAAMIAATDASEEYGFSNSYSNRVLQGVTGVEYIIDFELGEQCDANTLRKAHISTVILYEGFRSWGGETSDQDSIWQDLARVRIFDRISIAAQKASFKAVDKKASELYFVKLSVEELLRALKGAKVLVGYEVSWNEELNTAANVSAGKFYLDIKMMNNPIVKLITLEFAYTDDWADELLNTISGE
- a CDS encoding phage tail tape measure protein: MQDLGLSFGISLAFQGFKEFAKNTEALKRFSANLDQSTKSVKSLNKSIENLEKSKAKIKAIGQEFGALKGELMAKGASSLAISVPVKISANLEDDMNNINAFLNTNNESLSILRKNFLKLSSDIGMNVNELAKFGEAGARLGIKSESQLLKFSELGAKYSQVFKLNNEESINFMSKLSNIYKLNTKDMQNLGDKIIAVAKASNVSAGSVAKIMNEVGGDAKLIGMSAEGTAALSAALASATKDEGEAISTFKAFTGVMSNLNNASDDMKAKFLSLGLSTEQLSAYFKQDASGAVNVLLNQIKTLPKEEMTDFLNSVFGTGAAGMMQNLVDNTNKYEDALNSLKNTKIGALNNEFQKIGNSTNASFAKLSASMANLSASIGEALAPALTLVMNSISSLINFVRQIIDTFPNLSKVVGALVVVLTGASVALTALKVGFLAARFAMAQFAFMIKAVSVAFNILKIAFLTNPIGLILMAIVAIAALVIMNWDKVKAFFIGFIEKIGSIFSAFGDFFKGIWQGIGDFFSSLWEGLFSWFSSKFEWLSNAFSKIKDIAKSVASFFGFSDDEKEVRSDEKIKQSEVKNSLTNKQSVETKTSTSVNVSVNGTFNISSNNGVFDLGAFAKEVEKSVLMALNQNADKKAQTTIWG
- a CDS encoding phage tail assembly protein, with amino-acid sequence MSKIIKLSNGQEIKFNPPTAGMLRRSMDMQKGEGSRAFYIIGECTNMSLEELDKLSLEDITLLSNELNEYQTPSSSAK
- a CDS encoding phage tail protein yields the protein MIFCLGEFKFEALNVDELEKSYEYGITSVARINNHNALISISKENESIKISGKTLPLKKDKNTYLDTLRQMASKNQSYAMCSASGLYFGKFVILSISEKQSAFLEGSGFLTQSFELNLQRDF
- a CDS encoding phage major tail tube protein; its protein translation is MFNKIPQVIEQANCFIDGYGYAGVARDITLPVIEQEVLESKGALSANYGTGVFKAMQTSFKISEMGEQAFQAFGANTFSKAKIPLIFKASIHQSGSGKEVPFVVEINGEFTSMTPPSIVAGGEFTSEIKIDVHFIKITMDGKRLFLADVKNLILEFNGVDKMAEVKANLSL